The following proteins are encoded in a genomic region of Spirochaetota bacterium:
- a CDS encoding polysaccharide lyase 8 family protein yields MRHALCIAAICMLPCTAEAFTENAKAWSSKDNGKITFAEENGKKVLSFYTEYGAAAYSWFKLDLSEKIDASKYNAIRFEVKSPGDADMSISVVYREKAEVKYSTKVSLSPIWTTVTVPFANFEVRNGTGISAELLARVEYIMFSVTTAGDKSSLSMAAVRFVQDDTVKKKEGRTIAVTEKHATDLATIKERLVETLSPSHDDKTNELSASVVKIAESMQADGSFPGIKYEDRSRTRWDPQKHLSNLYAMTLAYIRLVDTDATHEVRTSLKKKIDSVLAYWIKRDPESDNWWHNEIGAQLDLTKIALLLDDELTDGERTGIIAILKRSVPDRMTGGNLTWTAGHTVVRGVIERSPAVAARAFDLIANEIRIASGKEEGVKSDGTFHQHGQQIYNSGYGAVYSVDASRFLYYAAGTAFEFPKEKIDVLNTYVLDGSRWMLYRNVMDYSVRGREITRVVGDYRMSFLTEVCKNLKTQASARQAETAAFYDELMNRNNSLVGNKHFWISDYMTHRRPDWMISVKMISKRMQSGELVNDEGQKSHLLSDGLTYIYSGSGLAYHNIFPIWDWRRLPGITAEWADAKPDGPVPTRGGSEYAGGISDGTFGAAAFILKRKGLSAYKAYFFFDKEMVALGAGITCDTDKPVYTSLEQCLSSGDAVVSEKGNTRDMSKGKGTMTGPGWVHQNGVGYYLPDGSMTVKALAQTGSWKGISTSASGDAVTADVFSAWIDHGTAPKDASYQYIVVPAARDAFMQYVSSVPVRVIANSADVQAVEHPSATAAVFYKDGGMTAQDGLSVTVDNPCLLMLRKGTGYMAITAANPYNKPLTLGVTVNKKLSGTGAVWERSLSLTRIRITLPDADAAGKSITVRFVLQ; encoded by the coding sequence ATGCGACATGCACTCTGTATCGCAGCCATCTGTATGCTTCCGTGTACTGCAGAGGCGTTCACCGAGAACGCGAAGGCGTGGTCAAGTAAGGACAATGGAAAGATCACCTTCGCTGAAGAGAACGGGAAGAAAGTACTTTCATTCTATACCGAATACGGAGCGGCCGCATACTCCTGGTTCAAGCTCGACCTCAGCGAAAAGATAGATGCGTCGAAATATAACGCCATCCGCTTCGAGGTGAAAAGCCCGGGCGATGCGGACATGAGTATTTCGGTCGTGTACCGTGAGAAGGCCGAGGTAAAATACAGCACCAAGGTATCGTTATCACCGATATGGACAACGGTGACCGTTCCGTTCGCCAACTTCGAAGTACGCAACGGGACAGGGATATCCGCGGAACTCCTCGCGCGTGTTGAGTACATCATGTTCTCGGTCACTACCGCGGGTGATAAGTCATCGCTTTCGATGGCGGCAGTACGATTCGTTCAGGATGACACCGTGAAGAAAAAGGAGGGGAGGACGATCGCGGTGACGGAAAAGCACGCAACCGACCTTGCGACGATCAAGGAGCGGCTCGTCGAGACGCTTTCGCCGAGCCATGACGACAAGACGAACGAACTGTCCGCATCGGTCGTGAAGATAGCCGAAAGCATGCAGGCCGACGGGAGCTTTCCCGGCATCAAATACGAGGACCGATCGCGTACGCGCTGGGACCCGCAAAAGCATCTTTCCAATCTCTACGCAATGACGCTCGCCTACATACGCCTTGTCGATACGGATGCGACGCATGAAGTGCGGACATCGCTCAAGAAGAAGATAGACAGCGTGCTCGCCTACTGGATCAAGCGCGACCCTGAGTCCGACAACTGGTGGCACAATGAGATCGGCGCGCAGCTCGATCTTACGAAGATCGCGCTCCTTCTCGACGATGAACTCACCGATGGAGAGCGCACCGGCATCATCGCCATCCTCAAACGGAGCGTCCCTGACAGGATGACCGGCGGCAATCTCACCTGGACGGCGGGGCATACCGTAGTACGCGGCGTCATCGAGCGTTCACCGGCGGTCGCGGCGCGTGCGTTCGATCTCATCGCGAACGAGATCCGCATCGCATCGGGAAAGGAAGAAGGCGTGAAATCGGATGGGACATTCCATCAGCACGGCCAGCAGATATATAATTCCGGGTACGGCGCTGTCTATTCCGTCGATGCATCGCGCTTTCTCTACTACGCCGCGGGCACCGCATTCGAATTCCCGAAAGAGAAGATAGATGTGCTCAATACCTATGTCCTTGACGGCTCCCGATGGATGCTCTACCGGAACGTCATGGATTACAGTGTGCGGGGGCGCGAGATCACCCGCGTGGTCGGCGATTATCGGATGAGTTTTCTCACCGAGGTGTGCAAAAACCTGAAGACACAGGCGAGCGCACGACAGGCGGAAACGGCGGCGTTCTACGACGAGCTTATGAACAGGAATAATTCGCTTGTCGGCAATAAACATTTCTGGATATCCGATTACATGACGCATCGACGCCCCGACTGGATGATATCGGTGAAGATGATCTCAAAGCGCATGCAGTCAGGCGAGCTTGTGAACGATGAGGGACAGAAGTCGCATCTGTTGTCCGACGGCCTGACCTATATCTATTCCGGCAGCGGACTCGCGTATCACAATATATTCCCGATATGGGACTGGCGGCGGCTGCCGGGCATAACCGCCGAGTGGGCGGATGCGAAACCGGACGGCCCGGTGCCGACGCGCGGCGGAAGCGAGTACGCGGGCGGTATATCCGACGGCACGTTCGGTGCGGCAGCGTTCATACTAAAACGGAAAGGGTTATCGGCGTACAAGGCATATTTCTTTTTCGACAAGGAGATGGTGGCGCTCGGGGCGGGCATCACCTGCGATACGGACAAGCCGGTGTACACATCGCTTGAGCAATGCCTTTCTTCGGGTGACGCCGTCGTTTCGGAGAAGGGGAATACGCGGGATATGTCCAAAGGCAAAGGAACGATGACCGGTCCCGGATGGGTGCATCAGAACGGCGTCGGTTATTACCTGCCGGACGGCAGCATGACGGTTAAGGCTCTCGCCCAGACAGGGAGCTGGAAAGGGATATCGACATCGGCGTCGGGTGATGCTGTCACTGCCGATGTGTTCAGCGCGTGGATAGATCACGGAACGGCGCCCAAGGATGCATCGTATCAATATATCGTCGTTCCTGCAGCACGGGATGCATTCATGCAGTATGTATCGTCAGTTCCCGTGCGCGTCATTGCGAACAGCGCCGATGTGCAGGCGGTGGAACATCCCTCCGCAACAGCGGCGGTCTTTTACAAGGATGGCGGGATGACCGCGCAGGATGGCCTTTCCGTGACCGTCGATAATCCATGCCTGCTTATGCTCAGGAAGGGTACGGGGTACATGGCGATAACCGCCGCGAACCCGTATAACAAGCCGCTCACGCTCGGCGTTACGGTGAATAAAAAGCTATCGGGTACCGGTGCGGTATGGGAGCGCTCGCTTTCGCTTACCCGTATCCGTATCACGCTCCCCGACGCCGATGCCGCAGGAAAAAGCATCACAGTGCGATTCGTTCTTCAGTAG